One region of Paraburkholderia phymatum STM815 genomic DNA includes:
- a CDS encoding sigma-54-dependent Fis family transcriptional regulator — translation MSSCQPLAGQTSQVEAIMRTRPGGFAPSAPVVRSWTRCIEDYRLDPDVCLPPPVMTSAELASRREQNASLVDCAKLEMATLYQQLGDSELAVVLTDSDGVILHLASSPEFAGEVEDWGLCAGAVWNEREAGTNGMGTCLAEGEAIAVRQHEHFYQRYTSLTCAAVPVFDEGGSIAGVLDVTSRSPLLQQHSLVLVGMSRQMIENRLLDARHTHAFRIQFHSRPEFVGTLHAGKLTVDDDGMILGANRSALAQLGFATLDEIAGKPVTDVFNASLAEIVARSTRSSFYPVAIYRTHASSRFFVVAQEPRDRAAREAIAPARAEASNHDASSALTRRPARATRTASPLRQGTARVEFGDAQIASQFDLGARVIDRGIAVLVHGETGSGKEVFANALHAASERSNGPFVAVNCASLPEHLIESELFGYRAGAFTGAQREGRRGKILQADGGTLFLDEIGDMPLALQARLLRVLEEREVTPLGSESVVKVDFQLVSASHRDLNELVESGQFREDLYYRLNGVMLELPPLRARKDKLALIRHLLEKERTPALRLSADVRQILLDSDWPGNIRQLRNVLRTATALCDGDELTTAHLPAWLVQREKNLNRPRAAGASTALSDTDDCADMEEVSNAPLNAILQAEREALLALLDKHRWNVSQVALALGITRNTLYRKMRRVNIKT, via the coding sequence ATGTCGTCATGCCAGCCGCTCGCGGGACAAACCAGCCAGGTCGAAGCCATCATGCGTACGCGCCCTGGCGGATTCGCACCGAGCGCGCCAGTGGTTCGCTCATGGACGCGCTGCATCGAAGACTACAGACTCGATCCCGACGTGTGCCTGCCGCCTCCCGTGATGACCAGCGCCGAACTCGCATCGCGACGCGAACAGAATGCCAGTCTGGTCGATTGCGCGAAGCTCGAAATGGCCACGCTTTATCAGCAGCTCGGCGACTCGGAGCTTGCCGTCGTGTTGACGGATAGCGATGGCGTGATCCTGCATCTCGCGTCGTCGCCCGAGTTTGCAGGCGAGGTCGAGGACTGGGGACTGTGCGCGGGCGCCGTGTGGAACGAACGCGAAGCGGGCACGAACGGCATGGGCACCTGCCTCGCGGAAGGCGAAGCGATCGCCGTGCGTCAGCACGAACATTTCTATCAGCGCTATACCTCGCTCACATGCGCCGCCGTGCCCGTATTCGACGAAGGAGGCTCCATCGCGGGCGTGCTCGACGTCACCAGCCGTTCGCCGCTGTTGCAGCAGCATTCGCTCGTGCTGGTCGGCATGTCGCGGCAGATGATCGAAAACCGTCTGCTCGACGCCCGTCATACACACGCGTTCCGTATTCAGTTTCACAGCAGGCCCGAGTTCGTCGGCACCTTGCATGCCGGCAAGCTCACCGTCGACGATGACGGCATGATTCTCGGCGCGAACCGCAGCGCGCTCGCGCAACTCGGCTTCGCGACGCTCGACGAGATCGCCGGCAAGCCGGTCACCGACGTTTTCAATGCGTCGCTGGCCGAGATCGTCGCGCGCAGCACGCGCAGTTCGTTCTATCCCGTCGCGATCTATCGCACGCATGCGTCGAGCCGCTTCTTCGTCGTCGCTCAGGAGCCGCGCGATCGTGCCGCACGCGAAGCTATCGCGCCCGCGCGTGCGGAAGCATCGAACCACGATGCGTCGTCGGCACTCACGCGGCGTCCGGCTCGCGCAACGCGCACGGCGAGCCCATTGCGCCAGGGCACAGCGCGCGTGGAATTCGGCGATGCGCAGATCGCCAGCCAGTTCGATCTCGGCGCGCGTGTGATCGATCGCGGTATCGCGGTGCTCGTTCACGGCGAAACGGGCAGCGGCAAGGAGGTGTTCGCCAACGCACTGCATGCCGCAAGCGAACGCAGCAACGGTCCGTTCGTCGCGGTCAACTGTGCTTCGCTGCCGGAACATCTGATCGAGAGCGAACTGTTCGGCTATCGCGCGGGCGCTTTCACGGGCGCGCAGCGCGAAGGACGGCGCGGCAAGATTCTGCAGGCCGACGGCGGCACGCTGTTTCTCGATGAAATCGGCGACATGCCGCTCGCCCTGCAAGCGCGGCTGCTGCGCGTGCTCGAAGAGCGCGAAGTCACGCCGCTCGGTTCAGAATCTGTCGTCAAGGTCGACTTTCAGCTGGTGAGCGCGAGTCATCGCGATCTCAACGAACTCGTCGAAAGCGGGCAGTTCCGTGAGGATCTCTACTATCGGCTCAATGGCGTCATGCTGGAGCTTCCGCCCCTGCGCGCCCGCAAGGACAAGCTCGCGCTGATCCGGCATTTGCTGGAAAAGGAGCGCACGCCTGCGCTCCGACTTTCGGCGGACGTGCGACAGATTCTGCTCGACAGCGACTGGCCCGGCAATATCCGTCAGTTGCGCAACGTGCTGCGCACGGCGACGGCGCTCTGCGACGGCGATGAACTCACCACGGCGCATCTGCCCGCGTGGCTCGTGCAGCGCGAGAAAAACCTGAATCGCCCGCGAGCCGCCGGCGCGTCCACTGCCCTCTCCGACACCGACGATTGCGCCGATATGGAAGAGGTGTCGAACGCGCCGCTCAACGCGATTCTGCAGGCCGAACGCGAGGCGCTGCTCGCGTTGCTCGACAAGCATCGCTGGAACGTGAGCCAGGTTGCGCTCGCGCTCGGCATCACACGCAATACGCTCTACCGGAAAATGAGACGCGTGAACATCAAGACGTGA
- a CDS encoding oxidoreductase translates to MPRDPRHDVLFQPIQIGPKTLRNRFYQVPHCIGAGSNLPGFQAAHRSMKAEGGWGAMNTEYCSIHPESDDTHRLSARIWDEGDVRNLRAMTEEVHKYGALAGIEMWYGGAHAPCMESRATPRGPSQYASEFETLTYCKEMDLDDIRDVQQFYVDAALRARDAGFDIVYVYGAHSYLPLQFLSPYYNKRTDGYGGSLENRARFWLETLEKVRRAVGSDCAIATRFAVDSLYGSGGIEVEKDGMKFVEMADSLVDLWDVDVGDIAEWGEDAGPSRFYLQGHQVPWTRFIKEVSRKPVLGVGRFTDPEKMTEIVTKGIADIIGAARPSIADPFLPKKIDEGRVDDIRVCIGCNVCISRWEIGGPPMICTQNATAGEEYRRGWHPEKFAECGSNDSVLVVGAGPSGSECARVLMQRGYTVHLVDQAEKIGGHLNSVVTLPGLGEWGYHRDYRETQITKLLKKNRHSQLALGQKPLTADDVLDYGAEKVVIATGSHWVGDGTNCLTHDPIPGADASQPDQLTPEQVLSGKKAIGKRVVILNADTYFMAPSLAEKLAAAGHEVTIVSGVHLANYMHFTLEYPNMMRRLHELGVHELGDHFASRIEPGRIQIYNIWGDGSRRTYKGAGQLPRDENKTHRWLEFDSLVLVTARRSNDGLYRELKQRESEWDGKGIKAVYLIGDAEAPRLIADATFTGHRLAREIEEKNAQFPLPYKREVAVWGTPHKPGGTFEIVYKK, encoded by the coding sequence ATGCCCCGCGATCCCCGTCATGACGTGCTGTTCCAACCGATCCAGATTGGCCCCAAGACCCTGCGCAACCGCTTCTATCAGGTTCCGCACTGCATCGGCGCAGGCAGCAACCTGCCGGGCTTTCAGGCCGCCCACCGCTCGATGAAAGCCGAAGGCGGCTGGGGCGCAATGAATACCGAGTACTGCTCGATCCACCCCGAGTCGGACGACACGCATCGTCTCTCAGCGCGCATCTGGGACGAAGGTGACGTGCGCAATCTGCGCGCGATGACGGAGGAGGTTCACAAATACGGCGCGCTGGCAGGCATCGAAATGTGGTACGGCGGCGCGCACGCACCGTGCATGGAAAGCCGCGCGACGCCTCGCGGCCCGAGCCAGTACGCGTCCGAGTTCGAGACCTTGACGTATTGCAAGGAGATGGATCTCGACGACATTCGCGACGTGCAGCAGTTCTACGTCGATGCCGCGCTGCGGGCCCGCGACGCCGGCTTCGATATCGTCTATGTGTACGGCGCGCACTCGTATCTGCCGCTCCAGTTCCTTTCGCCGTACTACAACAAGCGCACCGACGGCTACGGCGGCTCGCTCGAGAACCGCGCGCGTTTCTGGCTCGAAACGCTGGAAAAAGTGCGCCGCGCCGTGGGCAGCGACTGCGCGATCGCAACGCGCTTCGCCGTCGATTCGCTGTACGGCAGCGGCGGCATCGAAGTCGAGAAGGACGGCATGAAGTTCGTCGAGATGGCCGATTCGCTCGTCGACCTGTGGGACGTCGATGTCGGCGACATCGCCGAATGGGGTGAAGACGCGGGCCCGTCGCGCTTCTATCTGCAAGGGCATCAGGTGCCGTGGACGCGCTTCATCAAGGAAGTGTCCAGGAAGCCCGTGCTCGGCGTCGGCCGTTTCACCGACCCGGAGAAGATGACGGAGATCGTCACCAAGGGCATTGCCGACATCATCGGCGCGGCGCGTCCGTCGATTGCCGATCCGTTCCTGCCGAAGAAGATCGACGAAGGCCGCGTCGACGATATCCGCGTGTGCATCGGCTGCAACGTGTGCATCTCGCGCTGGGAGATCGGCGGCCCGCCGATGATCTGCACGCAGAACGCGACGGCCGGTGAAGAATACCGCCGCGGCTGGCACCCGGAAAAGTTCGCCGAATGCGGCTCGAACGATTCGGTGCTGGTGGTCGGCGCGGGCCCGTCGGGCTCGGAGTGCGCGCGCGTGCTGATGCAACGCGGCTACACGGTGCACCTCGTCGATCAGGCGGAGAAGATCGGCGGCCATCTGAACAGCGTGGTCACGCTGCCGGGCCTCGGCGAATGGGGCTATCACCGCGACTATCGCGAGACGCAGATCACGAAGCTGCTGAAGAAGAACCGTCATAGCCAGCTTGCGCTCGGTCAGAAGCCGCTCACGGCCGACGACGTGCTCGACTACGGCGCGGAGAAAGTCGTGATCGCCACGGGCTCGCATTGGGTCGGCGACGGCACCAACTGCCTGACGCACGATCCGATTCCGGGCGCAGACGCGTCGCAGCCCGACCAACTGACGCCCGAACAGGTGCTGTCGGGCAAGAAGGCGATCGGCAAGCGCGTCGTGATCCTGAATGCCGACACGTACTTTATGGCGCCGAGCCTCGCCGAAAAACTCGCGGCGGCCGGTCACGAAGTGACGATCGTGAGCGGCGTGCATCTCGCGAACTACATGCACTTCACGCTCGAGTATCCGAACATGATGCGCCGCCTGCACGAACTGGGCGTGCATGAACTCGGCGATCACTTCGCCAGCCGCATCGAGCCGGGCCGCATCCAGATCTACAACATCTGGGGCGACGGTTCGCGCCGCACGTACAAGGGTGCTGGCCAGTTGCCGCGCGACGAGAACAAGACCCACCGCTGGCTCGAGTTCGATTCGCTCGTGCTCGTGACGGCCCGCCGCTCGAACGACGGCCTGTACCGCGAACTGAAGCAGCGTGAAAGCGAGTGGGACGGCAAGGGCATCAAGGCCGTGTACCTGATCGGCGATGCCGAAGCACCGCGCCTGATCGCCGATGCAACCTTCACGGGCCACCGCCTCGCACGCGAGATCGAAGAGAAGAACGCCCAGTTTCCGCTGCCGTACAAGCGCGAAGTGGCCGTGTGGGGCACGCCGCACAAACCCGGCGGCACCTTCGAGATCGTCTACAAGAAGTAG
- a CDS encoding electron transfer flavoprotein subunit beta/FixA family protein, with product MKILVTIKQVTSLDEDFELRDDARDVEADFHVFDLNEWDHYALEEALRLKEGANGGGIEVVVVTVGPERADEELRKCLAKGADRAIRIWSDELDEADPVGVARALAALARREAPDMIFAGVQASDHAYGATGMALAGLLDWPHAAVVAGLEYAPGAGTASARRELEGGAYANVTVQCPAVLTLQLGINTPRYASLRGIKQAASRPIEAVTPDALGLPAEHTGARGSLSRIRRVYVPELGRAQMIDGTPAEQAARLAGIIKELRGEA from the coding sequence ATGAAGATACTCGTCACCATCAAGCAGGTCACGTCGCTCGACGAGGATTTCGAGCTGCGCGACGACGCCCGCGACGTCGAGGCGGACTTTCACGTCTTCGACCTCAACGAATGGGATCACTATGCGCTTGAAGAAGCGCTGCGGCTCAAGGAAGGCGCCAACGGCGGCGGCATCGAAGTGGTCGTCGTCACCGTCGGCCCCGAGCGTGCCGACGAAGAGCTGCGCAAGTGCCTCGCGAAAGGCGCCGACCGCGCGATCCGCATCTGGAGCGATGAACTGGACGAAGCCGATCCTGTCGGCGTCGCGCGCGCGCTCGCCGCGCTTGCACGCCGCGAAGCGCCCGACATGATCTTCGCCGGCGTGCAGGCGTCCGACCATGCGTATGGCGCGACGGGGATGGCGCTCGCGGGTCTGCTCGACTGGCCGCACGCGGCCGTCGTCGCGGGCCTCGAATATGCGCCGGGCGCGGGCACGGCGAGCGCGCGCCGTGAGCTGGAAGGCGGCGCCTATGCGAATGTCACCGTGCAATGTCCCGCCGTGCTCACGCTGCAGCTCGGCATCAACACGCCGCGTTACGCGTCGCTGCGCGGCATCAAGCAGGCCGCGTCGCGGCCGATCGAAGCCGTGACACCGGATGCACTCGGTCTGCCTGCAGAGCACACAGGCGCGCGCGGATCGCTGTCGCGCATCCGACGCGTCTACGTGCCCGAACTCGGACGCGCGCAGATGATCGACGGCACGCCCGCCGAACAGGCCGCCCGCCTCGCGGGCATCATCAAGGAACTTCGGGGAGAAGCGTAA
- a CDS encoding electron transfer flavoprotein subunit alpha/FixB family protein: MSGILVIAEHRQGQLRPVSTELIGAAREAGGERVTVAVLGATPAAFVDALKLAGVDEIVTVQTASDAFDPDTYQAVTQALIEARQPSLVLLPHTIDTLGYAAPLAVKGNYGFTTDAFGLARDGDDWIATRSGYGQKVNMEIEFPGRATAVVTVRPGAFKSPDASGAPEVSAFDAPAVTPRSAHLSFEEPAASGDVDIVGADFIMSIGRGIGEETNVEQFRELASSLGATLGCSRPIADSGWLPKAHQVGQSGKTAAACKLYIAMGISGSVQHMAGMKHVENIIAVNTDPEASIFSIAKYGIVGDIFDIAEELRGHF; the protein is encoded by the coding sequence ATGAGCGGGATTCTGGTTATTGCCGAACATCGTCAGGGGCAACTGCGCCCCGTGAGCACCGAACTGATCGGCGCCGCGCGTGAGGCGGGCGGCGAACGCGTGACGGTCGCCGTGCTGGGCGCAACGCCCGCGGCGTTCGTCGACGCGCTCAAGCTGGCAGGCGTCGACGAGATCGTCACCGTGCAGACGGCAAGCGATGCGTTCGATCCCGACACCTACCAGGCGGTCACGCAGGCGCTGATCGAAGCGCGCCAGCCGTCGCTCGTGCTGCTGCCGCATACGATCGACACGCTGGGCTACGCCGCGCCTCTCGCGGTCAAGGGGAACTACGGCTTCACCACGGATGCGTTCGGGCTCGCACGCGACGGCGACGACTGGATCGCCACGCGCTCCGGCTACGGGCAGAAGGTCAACATGGAGATCGAGTTTCCCGGGCGCGCCACCGCCGTGGTCACCGTGCGGCCGGGTGCGTTCAAGTCGCCAGACGCGTCGGGCGCGCCCGAGGTCAGCGCATTCGACGCCCCGGCCGTCACACCGCGCAGCGCTCATCTGTCGTTCGAAGAACCGGCCGCCAGCGGTGACGTCGATATCGTCGGCGCCGACTTCATCATGTCGATCGGACGTGGCATCGGCGAGGAAACCAATGTCGAGCAGTTCCGCGAACTCGCCAGCTCACTCGGCGCGACGCTCGGCTGCTCGCGTCCCATCGCGGATTCCGGCTGGCTGCCAAAGGCGCATCAGGTCGGGCAGTCCGGCAAGACGGCAGCCGCCTGCAAGCTGTACATCGCAATGGGTATTTCGGGCTCGGTGCAGCACATGGCGGGCATGAAGCACGTCGAGAACATCATCGCCGTCAATACCGATCCCGAAGCGTCGATCTTCTCGATCGCGAAGTACGGCATCGTCGGCGATATCTTCGACATCGCCGAAGAACTGCGCGGCCATTTCTAA
- a CDS encoding heterodisulfide reductase-related iron-sulfur binding cluster, which translates to MSSAANFDPVNVTRILFEGFPTFAIVLFYLAGVGAMAAFAWGVYVQVRKYRRGKPVGGPIDLRERVGAMVRVVLSHRTIARRDPAAGRAHRFIFYGFAGLFLGTATVTVDYDITARFLGFHFWNGNFYLFFKLAMNLAGLSLVGGLIYMMVRRGWIKPPKLDYTRPDRKPGDPDYDRSGYRREDWAFLWSLVLIGITGFVLSGLRLVWLQDRAVVWDTRWWSPVAALLAEIMRGAGLSAPAAYVLRTGLWWVHGALALTFIALIPYTKVKHIFTASGSLLMRDPLAAQRLPKVEADAPRAGYKTITDFTWKHLLNLDACTKCGRCHEACPARAVGAPLSPRDVILSLREFANEALEKNTLPDEVKLDVHGKDIGQVFMETVWSCRTCMACVEICPVAVEHVPIIVQLRRNLVEDGNMEPQVQKTLQAIHKNGNSFNESKRKRAAWTKSLPFPVKDARKEPVDLLWFVGDYASFDPRNQRVTQAFATLLHDTEVDFGLLFEGEANAGNDVRRVGEEGLYEVLATQNIATLGTSQFRRIVTTDPHSYNTIRNEYPDFGGHFEIEHYTSLVARMLAEGRLRPKRKLGYRVTFHDPCHLGRFNKGYDAPRQIIEALGCELVEMKRSRDNSFCCGAGGGRIWMNDPVGQEKPSQNRMKEAASIEGLEVFVVCCPKDLTMFEDALKTSGYEGRFVVRELIELIAESLVDVNDDAPPADDIRVTADA; encoded by the coding sequence ATGTCGAGCGCAGCGAACTTCGACCCCGTCAACGTCACCCGGATCCTTTTCGAGGGTTTCCCCACGTTCGCGATCGTACTGTTCTATCTGGCAGGCGTCGGCGCGATGGCCGCGTTCGCGTGGGGCGTCTATGTGCAGGTGCGCAAGTACCGGCGCGGCAAGCCCGTAGGCGGTCCGATCGATCTGCGCGAGCGCGTCGGCGCCATGGTGCGCGTCGTGTTGAGCCATCGCACGATCGCGCGCCGCGACCCGGCAGCAGGCCGCGCACATCGCTTCATTTTCTATGGCTTCGCGGGGCTGTTCCTCGGCACGGCGACCGTCACCGTCGACTATGACATCACCGCGCGCTTTCTCGGCTTCCATTTCTGGAACGGCAACTTCTATCTCTTTTTCAAGCTGGCGATGAATCTCGCCGGCCTGTCCCTCGTCGGCGGGTTGATCTACATGATGGTGCGGCGCGGCTGGATCAAACCGCCGAAGCTCGATTACACGCGCCCCGACCGCAAGCCAGGCGATCCCGACTACGACCGCAGCGGATATCGGCGCGAAGACTGGGCCTTCCTGTGGTCGCTCGTGCTGATCGGCATCACCGGCTTCGTGCTGAGCGGCTTGCGCCTCGTGTGGCTGCAGGATCGCGCCGTGGTGTGGGACACGCGCTGGTGGTCGCCCGTCGCGGCGCTACTCGCCGAGATCATGCGCGGCGCGGGGCTCAGCGCGCCGGCCGCGTATGTGCTGCGCACGGGCCTGTGGTGGGTTCACGGCGCGCTCGCGCTGACGTTCATCGCGTTGATTCCGTACACCAAGGTCAAGCACATCTTCACGGCGAGCGGCTCGCTGCTGATGCGCGATCCGCTCGCCGCGCAGCGCCTGCCGAAAGTCGAGGCCGACGCGCCGCGCGCCGGGTACAAGACGATCACCGACTTCACGTGGAAACACCTGCTCAATCTCGACGCCTGCACCAAGTGCGGCCGCTGCCATGAGGCGTGCCCCGCGCGCGCCGTCGGTGCGCCGCTGTCGCCGCGCGACGTGATCCTGTCGCTGCGTGAATTCGCCAACGAAGCGCTGGAGAAAAACACGCTGCCCGACGAAGTCAAGCTCGACGTGCATGGCAAGGACATCGGCCAGGTCTTCATGGAAACCGTCTGGTCGTGCAGGACCTGCATGGCATGCGTGGAGATCTGCCCGGTTGCCGTCGAGCACGTGCCCATCATCGTGCAACTGCGCCGCAATCTCGTCGAAGACGGCAACATGGAACCGCAGGTGCAGAAGACGTTGCAGGCCATCCACAAGAACGGCAACTCGTTTAACGAATCGAAGCGCAAGCGCGCCGCGTGGACCAAATCGCTGCCCTTCCCGGTCAAGGACGCGCGCAAGGAGCCCGTCGATCTACTGTGGTTCGTCGGCGACTACGCGTCGTTCGATCCGCGTAACCAGCGCGTCACGCAGGCCTTCGCCACGCTGCTGCACGATACGGAGGTGGACTTCGGTCTGCTCTTCGAAGGCGAAGCGAATGCGGGCAACGATGTGCGGCGCGTCGGCGAGGAAGGCCTCTACGAAGTGCTCGCGACGCAGAACATCGCGACGCTCGGCACGTCGCAATTCCGCCGCATCGTCACCACGGACCCGCACTCGTACAACACCATCCGCAACGAGTACCCGGACTTCGGCGGCCACTTCGAGATCGAGCACTACACGAGCCTCGTCGCGCGCATGCTCGCCGAAGGCCGGCTGCGTCCGAAGCGCAAGCTCGGCTATCGCGTGACCTTCCACGATCCGTGTCACCTCGGCCGCTTCAACAAGGGATACGACGCGCCGCGCCAGATCATCGAAGCGCTTGGCTGCGAACTCGTCGAAATGAAACGTTCGCGCGACAACTCGTTCTGCTGCGGCGCAGGCGGCGGCCGCATCTGGATGAACGACCCCGTCGGCCAGGAAAAGCCATCGCAAAACCGCATGAAGGAAGCGGCCAGCATCGAAGGTCTGGAAGTGTTCGTCGTATGTTGCCCGAAAGACCTGACGATGTTCGAAGACGCGCTGAAAACGAGCGGCTACGAAGGACGCTTCGTCGTGCGCGAGCTGATCGAGCTGATTGCCGAGAGCCTCGTGGATGTCAATGACGACGCCCCGCCCGCGGACGATATCCGCGTCACGGCCGACGCCTGA
- the narL gene encoding two-component system response regulator NarL: MVPHTVLLIDDHALFRKGVAQLIQMNPSFEVTGEATSGQDGIEMAVRLKPDVVLIDLNMPRMNGIETLEGMRQAGVDARFIMLTVSDNERDVVAALRAGAHGYLLKDMDPEDLCVSLQKALKGTAVLSESVTGSLVHALSGGQRIPAAQNDLTARELEVFDYLVAGLCNKAIARKLDISVGTVKVHVKHVLRKLDLHSRLEAVLWQQEHGSRSHH, translated from the coding sequence ATGGTCCCTCACACAGTACTTCTGATCGACGACCATGCGTTGTTTCGCAAGGGCGTCGCGCAACTGATCCAGATGAACCCGTCGTTCGAGGTCACGGGCGAAGCAACCTCGGGTCAGGATGGCATCGAGATGGCCGTGCGGCTCAAGCCGGACGTCGTGCTGATCGACCTGAACATGCCGCGCATGAACGGTATCGAAACGCTCGAAGGCATGCGCCAGGCCGGCGTCGACGCGCGCTTCATCATGCTCACGGTGTCGGACAACGAACGCGACGTAGTCGCCGCATTGCGCGCGGGCGCACACGGGTATCTGCTGAAGGACATGGACCCCGAGGACTTGTGCGTGTCGCTGCAGAAGGCGCTGAAAGGCACGGCCGTGCTGAGCGAATCCGTTACGGGCAGTCTCGTTCACGCGCTCTCGGGCGGCCAGCGCATTCCCGCTGCGCAGAACGATCTGACGGCGCGCGAACTCGAGGTGTTCGATTACCTCGTGGCGGGCCTGTGCAACAAGGCGATCGCACGCAAGCTCGACATCAGCGTCGGCACGGTCAAGGTGCACGTCAAGCACGTGCTGCGCAAGCTCGATCTTCACTCGCGTCTCGAAGCCGTGCTGTGGCAACAGGAACACGGCTCACGTTCGCATCACTGA
- the gph gene encoding phosphoglycolate phosphatase (PGP is an essential enzyme in the glycolate salvage pathway in higher organisms (photorespiration in plants). Phosphoglycolate results from the oxidase activity of RubisCO in the Calvin cycle when concentrations of carbon dioxide are low relative to oxygen. This enzyme is a member of the Haloacid Dehalogenase (HAD) superfamily of aspartate-nucleophile hydrolase enzymes (PF00702).): MQVMPRNLPIDAVLFDLDGTLLHTSPDIGNALNRALAENGLPLLAPGVAQTLIGGGSEILVDRALTLLGVESRPATLDLVLRRYESCYHQICRGEDQLTQPYPGAEATLDSLRGMGLKLGLVTNKETRFVDPLMWRFGLQAWFDMVVDGNARLPRKPDPEPLLHACEALGVDPAHTLFVGDSVTDALAAQAAGMPMVCVSYGYSSDHPVTELPCMRVIDSIGELTELIGGPRKWHRPTRGDHAAAGMDMQMHSHLAN, encoded by the coding sequence ATGCAAGTCATGCCGCGCAATTTGCCGATCGATGCCGTGCTGTTCGATCTCGACGGCACGCTGTTGCATACATCGCCGGATATCGGCAATGCGCTCAACCGCGCACTGGCCGAAAACGGCCTTCCGCTGCTCGCGCCAGGCGTCGCGCAGACGCTGATCGGCGGCGGCTCCGAAATTCTCGTCGACCGCGCGTTGACGCTGCTGGGCGTCGAGTCGCGACCCGCGACGCTCGATCTCGTGCTGCGCCGTTACGAGTCCTGCTATCACCAGATCTGCCGCGGCGAGGACCAGTTGACGCAGCCGTATCCCGGCGCTGAAGCGACGCTGGACAGCCTGCGCGGCATGGGACTCAAGCTCGGTCTCGTCACCAACAAGGAGACGCGTTTCGTCGATCCGCTGATGTGGCGCTTCGGTTTGCAGGCATGGTTCGACATGGTCGTCGACGGCAACGCGCGGCTGCCGCGCAAGCCGGATCCCGAACCGCTGCTGCACGCATGCGAAGCGCTCGGTGTCGATCCCGCGCACACGCTTTTCGTCGGCGATTCGGTGACGGACGCCCTCGCGGCGCAGGCTGCGGGAATGCCGATGGTCTGCGTCAGCTACGGATACAGCAGCGATCATCCCGTGACCGAACTGCCGTGCATGCGCGTGATCGACAGCATCGGCGAATTGACGGAGCTGATCGGCGGTCCCCGCAAATGGCATCGTCCGACACGCGGCGATCACGCTGCCGCGGGGATGGACATGCAGATGCACTCGCACCTGGCGAACTGA